The sequence AGTTCCGCCGCTTTTACAAGCAGGGGAAGGTCAGTTGCCGGCAAGTGTCATCCCCTCGACCAGCAGCGACGGCACCACGGTGGACAGGTATTTGCGCGCGTCATTGGCCGGAACAATCCGGCGCAGCATGTCGTGCAAGTTGCCCGCGATGGTGCATTCGTTCACCGGATAAGCGATCTCGCCGTTTTCCACCCAGTAGCCTGAGGCGCCGCGGGAATAGTCGCCAGTGTTGGGGTTGATGGTGGATCCGATCAACGAGGTGACCAGCAGGCCGGTGCCCATCTGTGCGATCAGATCCTCGCGGCTGGCCCCGCCCTGGGTCAGCGCGATGTTCCAGGTCGAGGGCGAGGGCACCCCGCCGATGCCGCGGGCGGCGTTGCCGGTGCTTTCCAGCCCCAGCTTGCGGGCGGAGGCAAGGTCCAGCGTCCAGCCGGTCAGCACGCCGTTGTCCACCACGGTGCGGCGGCGGGTCGGCAGCCCCTCGCCGTCAAACGGGCGGGAACCGGAAATGCGCGGGCGGTGCGGGTCCTCGATGACCGAAAGCGTTTCGGGCAGCACCTGCTGGCCCAGCGAATCCTTGAGCCAGGAGGAGCCGCGGGCAACGGCCGCGCCGTTTGCGGCCGACATCAGATGCCCGATCAGGGAGGAGGAGATGCGTTCGTCAAACAGAACCGGAAAGCTGCCGGTCTTGGGCTTGCGCGCGCCGAGCCGGGCAACGGCCCGTTCGCCGGCGGTTTTGCCAATGTCCTGAGCGCTGCGCAGATCCGCCTGGAAGGTGCGCGAGTCGCCATCGTGGTCGCGCTCCATGCCAGTGCCGGTGCCCGCAATCCCGGTGCAGGACAGCGACCGGCCAGTGCGCTGGTAGCCGCCGGAGAATCCGTTGGTGGCCGCCAGATGCACCGCATGGCGGCCATAGCCCGCCGCGGCGGATTGCACTTGGGTGATGCCGTCAATGTCATGGCAGGCAGCCTCTGCGGCCAGGGCATCTGCCTGCAGGGCGGCGGGTTCCGGCTCGCCGCTGGGGTCTTCAAGCTCCAGCGCGCCCAGGTCCCAGTCCTGCGCCAGCTGCGACGGGTCGGCGAGGCCGGCATAGGGGTCTTCCGGTGCTTCCCTGGCCATCGCCACGGCCCGTTCGGCCATGGCAGCGATGGTTTCCGGTCGCATATCCGACGACGATACCAGCGCTTGCCGCTTGCCCACAAACACCCGCAGGCCCAGGTCGGTGCCCTCAGAGCGCTCCGCATGCTCCAGCTTGCCCTCGCGCACTTCGATGCTGAGAGAGCTGCCCTCGGCAGCCATGGCATCAGCGGCATCCGCGCCGGCCTTGCGGGCGGCGTCAATCAGGGCGTGGCAAAGCGCTTCGGGGGACTGGGTCATGGGCACCTTCTGTTCTGCTCTGTAAAAGAGCTATCCAGTGAGGCGGCCTGCCGCAAGTGCGGGCTGTAAAAAAGGGGGCTGCGCATGGCAGCCCCCTTGCAGATCCCGTCAGGTATTTGACGGTTATTTAATGCGCTGGCCGTTGGCGTGAATCTGGCCGTCTTCGGAGATTTCGATCTTCGAGGTCAGCGTGTCCTCACCCTCGCCCGGCACTGCCAGCATACCCATCATCATCCGTGCACCCATGGCATCGCCCTCGGTCATCAGGCCCATCTGGATCAGCTTGTCGATCAGGGTATTGGCACCGGTCAGCTTGAGGTTGGCCTCGCCCGAGGGGGCGGGCATGCCGTCAAAGCTGGTCAGGTCCTCGTTGTCGAAGGTGAAGTCGCCGGTGCCGGTCAGCTCAGCGCCTGCGGCAGAGACCTGCAGCTGCTTGACGGTCAGCGCGTTCAGTTCGCCGGGCTGTGCCTCGCCTGCTTCGACAGATTCCATCGCTTCCGGGTCAAACATGTCAAACAGCACCTTGCCCTTGCCGGCCAGGTCCAGAACGACGGTGGCCGGGTCATGCGGCAGCTGGCCGGTCGGATCGACCATGCCCCACAGCATCTCCGGAACCGCAAAGTCGCGCAGGGTGACGCCCAGGGCGAAATCCTGCTCTTCCTCGGATTGGGCAAGCGGCATCATCAGCTTGAACCCGGCTTCCGCCATGCTGAGCGCCAGCGGGAAAGGGATCTCTGAACCGGTGATGTTCACATTGGTGCCGCTTTGCGACAGGTCATAGGTCAGGTGCTGGTTGTCCATCGCAACCGCGACCGAGCCGCCCTCGGAGCTGCTTTCCATGGCAAAGGTTTCGCTGCCGTCCTGGCCGGAAATCGAGCCGTTGCCGCCGGTAAAGGTGAAGGTGCCGTCAAAGGCAAAACCGGCCTCCAGCAGCGCCGCCATGTCGGGGGCGTCGAGACCGGCCGGAACGGTGCTGGTGCCCTTGAAGCTGAGCCCCTCCAGCGCGCCCTTGAAAGACCCGTTGCCGTTGCTTTCCGGGTCGTTGAAACCCATGTCGTAGCTGAGGCTGGAGGCGGACAGCGACTGTTTGTAGGTGCGCACATCCGCGATCGTCATGTCGGTCGTGGTGGTCACATCGTTCAGGGTGACCAGGACATTCGCCACGCCGTCCGGCACGGCCTCGCCATCGGCGGCCAGCTCAGCCAGCGTCATGGTGACCTTGGAGGAGCGGTAATCATAGCTCATGTTTTCGGTGTCGCCGGCCACCGTCATCGGCGCGCCGTCGTGGGTATAGATCAGCTTGCCCGAGAATGTTTCGCCGTCGCCTGAGAACTCGAACCCTACCGGGAATTCCGCAGGCAGCAGCAGGTTCACGGTGCCGTCGCCGTTTTCCACGAACTGAATTTCCGGGAGGCTGACGGTGCCGGACCCGTCCTCTTCGGGGATCGGCATGACCATCGACACATCGGAGACGGTCAGGGTGCTGCCGGAAACGGATTCGGTGCCGGACACGGTATAGCCGGTGCTGGTCAGATAGGCTTTCCATTCGGCCCAGACATCCTGAGCGCTCAGATCGGCCAGGGCGCCCTGCGCTGAAACAACCAAAATTGCCGCTGCGGCACCGCCGCGCGCAAAAATTCGGGACATTAGAGAACCTTCCTCTGTGAGATAATTGAAATCATCGTCGGCCCGGCGGGCAGTGCCGTCAAGGGGGCCATGGGCTGGACCGTTCCCCGTAACCGCTTTACCACTTGGGTCAGCAGCCACTTGGAGGGACAGCGGATGGATTTCAATGGAAAAACAGTTGCAATTACCGGGGCCAGCCGCGGCATCGGCGCGGATGCAGCCCGGGTCTTTGCCGCTGCCGGGGCCAATCTGGTCCTGCTGGCAAGAAGCGGCGGGGCGCTGCAGGACCTGGCGGCGGAGATCGGCGGGAATGTGCTGACCTTCGCCTGCGATGTGGCTGACTATGCCGCGGTGGAGGCGGCGCTGGCTGAGGCGCACCGGAAATTCGGCAGCCTCGATGTCCTGATCAACAATGCCGGGGTGATTGAGCCGATTGCCAGGCTGGAGGCGGCGCAGCCCGAAGACTGGGGCAAGCTGATCGATATCAACGTCAAGGGCGTGTTCAACGGGATGCGGGCAGCGCTGCCGCTGATGAAGCCCGCAGGCGGCGGCACCATCATAACCGTCAGCTCCGGCGCGGCGCACCGGCCGCTGGAAGGCTGGAGCGCCTATTGCACCTCCAAGGCGGGGGCGGCGATGCTGACCAGCGCGCTGGATCTGGAGGAGCGCGGCAACGGCATCCGCGCCATAGGCCTGTCACCGGGCACGGTGGCCACCCAGATGCAGCGCGAGATCAAGGCCAGCGGCATCAACCCGGTGAGCGAGCTGGAGTGGGAGGACCACATTCCCGCCGAATGGCCCGCCCGGACGCTGATGTGGATGTGCACAGCCGACGCGGACGATTATGTCGGCGAGGAAGTCTCCCTGCGCGAGGACAGCATCCGCCAGAGGGCCGGTTTGGTATGATCGGTCTGGACATAGCGGACAGCGGCCTGTGGACCATCACAATCAACCGCCCTGACAAGGCCAATTCGCTGACGGAAGCGATGCTGACAGAGCTGGCAGAGATTGCTAAACGCGCGCAGGAAGCGCGCGGGCTGATCCTGACCGGCACCGGCAAGGTCTTCAGCGCCGGTGCAGATCTGGACGAGGCGCGGGCCGGTCTGGCGACCTCTCCGGTGTGGGAGCGGCTGTCGAATGCGATGGCCGCTGTGCCCTGCCTGAAGGTGGCCGCCCTGAACGGAACCCTGGCAGGCGGCGCCAACGGCATGGTGCTGGCCTGTGATATCCGCATTGCCGTGCCGTCGGCCAAGGTCTTCTATCCGGTGATGAAGCTCGGCTACCTGCCGCAGCCCTCGGACGCGGGCCGGATGGCGGCGCTGATCGGGCCTGCCCGCACCAAAATGATCCTGGCGGCAGGACAGAAGATCACCGCGCAGGAGGCCTATGATTACGGTCTCGTCGACCGGATCGTGGAGCCGGAGGCACTGATGGCCACCGCGCATGAGCTGCTGGCGCATTCGCTGGAGGCCAGGCCGGAGACCGCCGCCGGGATCCTGAGGATGTGCCGGTGAAGCGGCTGTCCGGCGTTCAGCTGCAGGTGCAGGATCCCGAACGGCTGGCCCGGTTCTATTCGGATGTGCTGGGCATGACGGCGCGCCGCGAAAACGGCGGCTGGCGCGCAGGTTATGCAGGGGCGGACGCCGACCTGGTCCTGCAGCCGGGCGGCCGCCCGGTGCAGCATTCACGGGATGAGCGCTACTGGAAAATCGGCATCTGCCTGCCCGATCTGGACACCGCCTGCGAACAGTTGCGGCAGAAGGGGATAGAAGTTTCTGCCCCGCACCAGTTCCGCAACATCGGCTATATGGCGCATCTGCACGATCCCGAAGGCTTTGCCATCGAGCTGCTGCAGCATGACTTCCAGGGCAAACGGCCTGACGGGGCAGGCGATCCGGCGCTGCCGCTGGGCGGCGGGGCGCATCTGGGTCAAATCACCCTGCGCACCGGCGACATTGCCGCCGAACTGGCCATGCGCGCGGACATGACGCTGCTGTCGGTTCAGGACGTGGCTGAGTTCGGCTTTGACCTGCACTTCCTGGCCTATACGGACGAAACCCCGCCGGATCCGGATCTGCAGGCTGTAGGCAACCGGCCGTGGCTGTGGAAGCGGCCGTATACGACGCTGGAATTCCAGCATATTGCCGGGGCGGACCTGCGCGACAGCCCTGCCTTTCTGGGGCTCGAAATCACTTAACGCTTACGCCGCTTGCCAGGCACGCGGGAGCGGAAGCCCGGTGGGCGTTTCTGCACCCAGGCAATGAACTTGGCCAGCCGCGGGTGTGTTTTCAGCGCTTCGGGGGTGCTGTATTCGCGGGCCAGCTCCGCCTCGGTCAGCGCCGCATGGATTTCGCGGTGGCAGATATCATGCAGCAGCACGGTCGGCCCGCCCTTGCCTCCTTTCAGTTTTGGGATCAGATGGTGCAGGCTTTGCGGGACACCGTCTGGGATGGGACGGCCGCAAAGCGGGCAGACCGGATCGGACATGTGCGGGCCTCTTGCGGTTTCGTGCGATGAATAGACACGCTGGCGGCAGGCGCTGGCAAGGGGATGGCATGACGGAAACGTGGGACGCAGTGGTGGTCGGTGCCGGGCCTGCGGGGCTGATGGCGGCAGAGGAGCTGGGCCGCGCCGGGCACCGGGTGCTGGTGATCGAGGCCAAGCCGTCGGTGGCGCGCAAGTTTCTGATGGCGGGCAAATCCGGCCTGAACCTGACCAAGGACGAACCTTATGAACAGCTGATCACGCAGTATGGCGGCGCGGCGGGCTGGCTGGGCCCGATGATCCGCGCCTTTGATGCGCAGGCCGTGCAGGACTGGGCGCAGGGCCTCGGGAGCGCGTTGTTCACCGGATCGACGGGCCGGGTGTTTCCCACGGTGATGAAGGCCTCGCCGCTGCTGCGTGCCTGGCTGACGCGGCTTGACGGGTACGGCGCTCAGATCCGCACCCGCTGGCGCTGGACTGGATGGGACGGTCCGGCGCTGGCCTTTGAGACGCCGCAGGGCCCGCAACGGATCGAGGCCGGGGCCGTGATTCTGGCGCTGGGCGGCGCCAGCTGGGCACGGCTGGGCTCGGACGGGGCCTGGGTGCCGTATCTGCGTGAAGAGAGCGTGAAAATCGCGCCGTTCCAGCCAGCCAATACGGGGCTTCTGGTCGAGTGGTCCGCGCATATGAAGCCTCAGTTCGGCCAGCCGCTGAAGGGTATCGCGCTGCGCGCCGGCAGTCTGGTCTCGCGCGGCGAAGCGGTCATTTCAGAACGCGGCTTGGAGGGCGGCGGCGTTTATTCCGTCTGCGCAGCGGTCCGGGAGGGCGCGGTTTTGCACATGGATCTGCTGCCGGACCTGGACGCGGCGGAGATTGCCCGCCGTCTGTCCCGCCCGCGCGGCAAGGCGAGTTTTTCCAACCATCTGCGAAAGGTGCTGAAGCTGGGGCCTGCGCGAACGGCGGTGTTGCAGGAGTTCGGGCGTCCGCTGCCGCAGGAGGCGCAGGCCCTGGCGCAGCTGATCAAGGCGCTGCCGGTAAGGCACGCAGGCCTGCGCCCGATGGATGAGGCGATCTCCGCCGCAGGCGGCGTTTGCCGTGATGCACTGGATGACACCCTGATGCTGAAACAACTCCCCGGAACATTCTGTGCCGGGGAGATGCTTGATTGGGAGGCGCCGACGGGCGGCTATCTTCTGACCGGATGCCTCGCGACCGGGCGCTGGGCAGGGCGGGCTGCAGCGGATTATTTGGCCAGCGCTGCAACCCGCTGAAACGCCTCGCGCTCCCGCATCCGCTTGCCGTAGTCCTGCAGTTTCTCCCCCTCGACAGGGAACTTGGCGCTGCGGGCCCAATTCAGGCAGTGGGTGCAGATGATGTCGGCTATGGTGAAGTCCTCCCCCATCAGGAAGGGACCGGCCATATTGCTTTCGAGCCGCGCCAGATTGTGGCCGAATTCCCATTTCAGGCTGCCTTTCACCTCCGGCACCCGCTGCTCTTCGGGCAGGATAAAGCTGTGGCGGGCCGCAGCCCACAAGACGGCGTCGATTTCGTCCAGCAGCAGATGAGTCATCGCGTCCTGCTTGGCGCGGGCCACGGTTCCGGCGGGTGCGGTCAGCGCACCGTGTTTGTCAGCCAGATAGGTGATGATGGCGGTCGAATCGGTGATGACCTCACCCTCCGCCTGCAGCACCGGCACCTTGCCCGAAACATTCAGCGCCTGAACTTCCGGGCTGCGGGGGCCGTGCTGGCTTAGCTCGTAAGGTTGGCCAAGCTCTTCAAGGGCCCAAAGCACCCGGAAGGTTCGGGTGAGCGGGGTGCCGGTGACGGTATACATCGTCTTTCTCCTGTTCTTGTGCTGTTAAGATGGGCAGCAGACCAAGGCGGATCAAGCGGGACGGTGCGTAGCCAAATCAGCGGGCGCGGCCCAGCATTGCCAGCCGGATCAGCGCCCGTTCCATCAGCGCCAGCGCCGGCGCGGTCTGACCGGCAGAGCGCAATGCCAGATCGGTGTCGGTGATGAGCGTCAGCGCGGTTTCCAGCCGGTTCGCGCCCCAGTTCTGCGCCTGCCGCAGCATCCGGTCGCGGCGCTTGCCATACAGCGGCGGACGCAATTGGCCGATGCCCTGTGCGGGGCCGCCGGGGGCAGAGGCGATGGTGTAAAGCGTGCGGAAATGCCGGGTTGCGCCGATGCACAGCGTGACCGCGTTGGTGCCCTGGGCCTGCAGGCGGCGGATCAGCGGGCCGATTTCGGCGCTGCGCCCTTCGGCCACCACGTTCAGCACATCATCCAGTGCGGCTTCGGTCGATTGCGGGGCAACGGCGCTGATATCCTCCAGCGACAGCGGGCTGCTGTCGCCGTGTTTATAAAGCGCCAGTTTCTCGATCATGCGGGAGAAATCGCCGGGGCCGACGTCATTGGCGATATCCGTCAGCGCCGACATGCTGTCGCCGGGCACGTCGCGGATGCCGGCCTCGCCCAGGATGCGTTCGATCTCGGCCCGCGAGGGCGGGTCGTCGTAGATGCCAACCGCATAGGCGTTGCTGTGGCCTTCAAATGCCTTGCGCAGCTTGGAGGAGGCTTTCAGCTGGCCTGCGGTGACAACGATCTGCGCGTCGCCCGGCTGCCATTCCTCCAGCGCTGCGGTGATGGCGGACGTTGCCGTGTCGTTGGCGCCCTCGACAAAGACCGCCCTGACGCCCGGAAAGAACCCCACTGCCTTGACCGCATCCAAGAGCTGCGCCGGGTCCTTGCGCAGGTCGCTGCCGGGCAGGCGGCTCAGGCGCATCTCTTCCTCGGCGCCGGGGCCAAGCAGTGCGGCCAGCACCTGCTGCCGCTTGAGCGACACGCGCATGGCGTCGGCGCCATAGATCAGGATGCCGGTCTTGCCCGGATCGGGCTTGGCGAAATAGCCGTCGGCCTCGCGCGGGGAGAGCTTCATTCTGCCGGAGCGGAAAGATCCGCCGTTGCCAGAATCTGGGTGGTGATCTGGTCCGCCAGGATCACCATCAGCCGCTCGTGCGCGTCGCGCTCGCCCGCCAATGTTTCCACGGTGGAGCCGGTGGCCGAGTAGCCGGTGAAGTTGCGCACGGTGCCGCTGGAGACGATATTGCCAGCTGACAATTCCGTTAGGGAATAGTTAACCGTTCCGATCACCGAGTAGCGGGTGATCTCGTTGTCCGCGGTAATCGCCTGGCCTTCTTCCTGGGTACTGAGCGTCAGATCCAGCTTGTAGGCTGCGCTGCCGCCGCGGCCCAGCCGCTGTTCCAGGTTCTGCACCAGGAAATAGGCATCAGTGCCAGTGGCGCCCTTGATTTCCTCCGGCGCCAGAACCGCGATCCGCCCATGCAGCGCGGTCCCGGTGCCGCCGGGGGCGTACACCGGGGTAAAGCCGCAGGCCGCTGCCAGCAGGGGCAGGGCCAGCAGCAGGGTTCTGCGGTTAAGCAACGACATTCACAATCCGGCCCGGCACCACGATCACCTTTTTCGGAGCGCCGCCATTCAGCGCCTTTTGCACAGCTTCATGCGCAAGGGCCAGTTTTTCAACCTCTGCCTTGTCCAGATCCTTGGCGACCTCAATCTCGCCGCGGCGCTTGCCGTTGATCTGGATCGGCAGGGTGACGGTGTCCTCGACCAGCATCGCCTCGTCCGCAACCGGCCAGGGCGCGGTGGCGCACAGGCCTTCGCCGCCCTGATGGTTCCAGATGTCCTCCGCCAGGTGCGGGGTCATCGGGGACATCAGCTGCGCCAGGGTCATCACGGCCTCGCGCTGCACCTTGTAGCTGGCCTTGGATTTCGACAGCGTGCCGGTGAAGGCATACAGCTTGGCGATCGCGGCGTTGAAACCGAAGGAATCGATGCCCAGCGTCACGTCGCGGATGCATTTGTGCATCTCGCGCAGAAGGTCTTCATCGCCTTCACCTTCTGCGTTCCGGTCCATCTCTCCGATCCGGTCGCACAAGTTCCAGACCCGGGTCAGGTGCTTGTGCGCAGCCTCGGCGCCAGACGCGGTCCATTCGACGTCCCGCTCGGGCGGCGAATCGGACAGCACGAACCAGCGCGCGGTATCCGCGCCGAAGGACGAGATGATGTGCAGCGGGTCCACAACGTTGTTCTTGGACTTCGACATCTTGGCGGAGGGGATGATCTCCACCTCTGTGCCGTCCTTCAGGAAACCCTTGCCGTCTTTCAGCTCCACTTCCTCGGGGTAGTGGTAGACCGGGCGGTGGTTCTCACCTGTGGTCTTGTAGATCGCGTGGGTCACCATGCCCTGGGTGAACAGCGCGTCAAACGGCTCCTTCGATTTCTCCGGAAGGTGGCCGCAGATGTGCATCGCACGGGCGAAGAAGCGCGAGTACAGCAGGTGCAGAATCGCGTGCTCGATGCCGCCGATGTACTGGTCGACGTTCATCCAGTATTCGGCCTCGGCCATGTCGGTCGGGGTTTCGGCGCGCGGAGCGGTGAAGCGGGCGAAATACCAGGACGAATCCACGAAGGTGTCCATGGTGTCGGTTTCGCGCTGGGCCGGCTTGCCGCAGGACGGACATTCGCAGTCGCGCCAGTCCGGGTGGCGGTCCAGCGGGTTGCCCGGCACCGAGAAGTCGATCGGCTTGCCGCCCTCATCATAGGGCAGGGCAATCGGCAGGTTCTCTTTCTTCTCCGGCACCACGCCGCAGGCTTCGCAATGGACGACAGGGATCGGGCAGCCCCAATAGCGCTGGCGGCTCAGCCCCCAGTCGCGCAGGCGGTATTTGGTGACACCCTGGCCCCAGCCGGCTTTTTCCGCGAAATCGACAGTGGCGTTGATCGCTTCTTCGCCAGTCGCCTCGGTCAGCCCGGCGAAGTGGTCGACCCAGCGGACCTTTTCGGACTTCGGCGGCACCAGAGCCTCGGCCGCGACCGGCGCGTCCTCATCCAGTGCAAAGAAGGCGTTGGTCACCGGCAGATCATACTTGCGGCAGAAATCCAGGTCGCGCTGGTCATGCGCCGGGCAGGCGAAGATTGCGCCGGTGCCGTAATCCATCAGGATGAAGTTGGCGATCCAGACGGGCAGTTCCCATTCCGGATTCAGCGGATGCTTGACGCGGATGCCGGTGTCATAGCCCAGCTTTTCCGCCGTCTCGATGGCTTCCTCGGTGGTGCCGCCCTTGCGGCACTCGGCGGCAAACGCCGCAACCTCTTCCGATTCGGCTTCCAGCGCCTTGGCGACCGGGTGGTCGGGCGAGATGCCGACGAAGGACGCGCCCATCAGCGTGTCAGGGCGGGTGGTGTAGACTTCAATCGGCTCACCGCCATCGGTGCGCTCAAACGAGAACTGCAGGCCGCGCGATTTACCGATCCAGTTTTCCTGCATCAGGCGGACCTTTGCGGGCCAGTTTTCCAAGCCGTCCAGCGCCGACAGCAGCTCTTCGGAGAAATCGGAGATTTTGAAGAACCATTGCGTCAGCTCGCGCCGCTCCACCAGCGCGCCGGAGCGCCAGCCGCGGCCGTTCTCGACCTGCTCGTTGGCGAGCACGGTCATGTCAATCGGGTCCCAGTTCACCACCGCGTTCTTGCGGTAGACCAGGCCCTTCTCCAGGAAGTCGAGGAACAGCGCCTGCTGCTGGCCGTAATACTCCGGATCGCAGGTGGCAAACATGCGGCTCCAGTCCAGCGACAGGCCCAGCGGTTTCATCTGCTCCACCATCGTGTCGATGTTCGAGTAGGTCCAGTCCTTGGGGTGCCCGCCAGAGGCCATCGCGGCGTTTTCGGCGGGCATGCCAAAGGCGTCAAACCCCATCGGGTGCAGCACGTTATGGCCGGTGGACAGCTTGTAGCGCGCGATCACGTCGCCCATGGTGTAGTTGCGCACATGGCCCATGTGCAGCTTGCCCGACGGGTAGGGGAACATCTCCAGCACGTAGTACTTGGGCTTATCGCCGGTTCGCTTGGCCTGGAAAATTCCGGCCTCGTCCCAGGCTTTCTGCCATCGTGCTTCGATTTCAGGAGCTATGTAACGCGGCATCAGAGCGGTCCTTTGCATGAAAACGCCGGGCAGGGGGCCCGGCGCATCTGATAATGGTGTTTGGCAGGTGATTCCAGTGCGCAGCGGGTCAGAGTTTCTTGTCCGCGATGCGTAGCTGGCGCGCGCGGGAAAGAATCGCGTCTTCGACCGCCCGGGTGGTGCCGGCGCTGACCGGGCCGCCCTTGGACTGCAGCGCAACATTCAGCGAACGCGCGTCCAGCGCCGGGTCCTTGATGTGGATGGTCGCCCGGTAGGAGCGGCCGCCGCCCGGCGGGGTGCCGTATCCCGTCACGATCACACCGGTGAACGGATCGACCGACTGCACCGGCAGGAAGGACAGCACATCCAGGCTTGCAGTCCACAGGTAGCGGTTCACCTGAACGGTCTGGTCCGGCTTGGCGTTCAGGAAGTCAAAGACGGAGGACTTGGTCGCCGCGCCCTGGACCTCTTCCTTGTGGCTGATTGTCCGGGCCGTGCTGGCAGGCGCGTCGCCGCCTCTGTTGCCGCCGCAAGCCGCGAGGCTGAGACAGATCGCACCAACCAAAGTTACCCGCAGGGTCTTTCCGTATTCCATAACCGCTCCCGGAGCCATTTTCTGCGCGAACACCTAACGCAAGCCAAGCCGGCGGAGCAAGGGCTTTGGCTTCTATAGTGCTGCGCTGGCGGGCGTTTGTGCCGTAAGCCGGGGCTTATCCGGCTGCCCCGGGCGCCGGGGGCGGGCAGACTGTGGCAAAGCTGCACCATCCGGGCCCGCATCGTTTCGCCTGACTTTCCCAACACTTGCCAAAACGGGGCCGAAAGAGCGAAACCCCTTGGCATACCCACGCCGGATTCCCCGGTTTGGGCTGAGGAATAGAAAACCGAGGGAAAAACATGAAAAAGGTTCTCTTCGCGACTACCGCGCTGATCGCCACCGCAGGCATGGCCGCGGCGGAAGTCAAAATCTCCGGCTACGGCCGTTTCGGCCTGGACTGGAACGAAGCCAACAGCGCTGTTGCTGGCACCGCCGAAACCAACATCACCAGCCGTTTCCGTCTGACCTTTGACGTGTCGACCGAAACCGACGGCGGCGTCACCGTTGGCGGCCGTATCCGTGCCCAGGCTCGCAGCCGTGACGGTGCACCGGGCACCGCTGCATGGTCCGCACCGCAGTTCCACGTCGCTTACGGCGGCCTGCGTGTGAACGTTGGCAACATCTGGGGCGCGATCGACTCCGCACCGGGCCTGTACCTGAACACCACCTCGGTTGGCACCGGCATCGACGGCATGGGCTTCAACTCCCTGGCCATCGGCAACGGCTTTGACTGGGATACCTTCACTTCCGCAGGCGCTGGCCGCAACGGCATCGAAGCTCTGTACTCCGCAGGCGGTTTCTCCGGCCACATCTCCTACTCGCAGTCGAACGGCGGTACCGTTCTCGGCGAAGCAAACGGCCTGGAACGCGCAGCAA is a genomic window of Leisingera caerulea DSM 24564 containing:
- a CDS encoding porin — encoded protein: MKKVLFATTALIATAGMAAAEVKISGYGRFGLDWNEANSAVAGTAETNITSRFRLTFDVSTETDGGVTVGGRIRAQARSRDGAPGTAAWSAPQFHVAYGGLRVNVGNIWGAIDSAPGLYLNTTSVGTGIDGMGFNSLAIGNGFDWDTFTSAGAGRNGIEALYSAGGFSGHISYSQSNGGTVLGEANGLERAAIMLSYSFGDYFVTGAYQSEDNGRAITKNGAAVSAGDDLMFFAAGADFGQFGATLSYGQTEEADAVTLAGEAEIGAASTVVAWVNSTDIDTGVTAGQTRLDGTAFGINYEYDLGGGVTFVAGYVNTAANTNENSVQAGLHFSF
- a CDS encoding DUF3576 domain-containing protein produces the protein MEYGKTLRVTLVGAICLSLAACGGNRGGDAPASTARTISHKEEVQGAATKSSVFDFLNAKPDQTVQVNRYLWTASLDVLSFLPVQSVDPFTGVIVTGYGTPPGGGRSYRATIHIKDPALDARSLNVALQSKGGPVSAGTTRAVEDAILSRARQLRIADKKL
- the lptE gene encoding LPS assembly lipoprotein LptE, which produces MSLLNRRTLLLALPLLAAACGFTPVYAPGGTGTALHGRIAVLAPEEIKGATGTDAYFLVQNLEQRLGRGGSAAYKLDLTLSTQEEGQAITADNEITRYSVIGTVNYSLTELSAGNIVSSGTVRNFTGYSATGSTVETLAGERDAHERLMVILADQITTQILATADLSAPAE
- the holA gene encoding DNA polymerase III subunit delta, producing the protein MKLSPREADGYFAKPDPGKTGILIYGADAMRVSLKRQQVLAALLGPGAEEEMRLSRLPGSDLRKDPAQLLDAVKAVGFFPGVRAVFVEGANDTATSAITAALEEWQPGDAQIVVTAGQLKASSKLRKAFEGHSNAYAVGIYDDPPSRAEIERILGEAGIRDVPGDSMSALTDIANDVGPGDFSRMIEKLALYKHGDSSPLSLEDISAVAPQSTEAALDDVLNVVAEGRSAEIGPLIRRLQAQGTNAVTLCIGATRHFRTLYTIASAPGGPAQGIGQLRPPLYGKRRDRMLRQAQNWGANRLETALTLITDTDLALRSAGQTAPALALMERALIRLAMLGRAR
- the leuS gene encoding leucine--tRNA ligase, with the protein product MPRYIAPEIEARWQKAWDEAGIFQAKRTGDKPKYYVLEMFPYPSGKLHMGHVRNYTMGDVIARYKLSTGHNVLHPMGFDAFGMPAENAAMASGGHPKDWTYSNIDTMVEQMKPLGLSLDWSRMFATCDPEYYGQQQALFLDFLEKGLVYRKNAVVNWDPIDMTVLANEQVENGRGWRSGALVERRELTQWFFKISDFSEELLSALDGLENWPAKVRLMQENWIGKSRGLQFSFERTDGGEPIEVYTTRPDTLMGASFVGISPDHPVAKALEAESEEVAAFAAECRKGGTTEEAIETAEKLGYDTGIRVKHPLNPEWELPVWIANFILMDYGTGAIFACPAHDQRDLDFCRKYDLPVTNAFFALDEDAPVAAEALVPPKSEKVRWVDHFAGLTEATGEEAINATVDFAEKAGWGQGVTKYRLRDWGLSRQRYWGCPIPVVHCEACGVVPEKKENLPIALPYDEGGKPIDFSVPGNPLDRHPDWRDCECPSCGKPAQRETDTMDTFVDSSWYFARFTAPRAETPTDMAEAEYWMNVDQYIGGIEHAILHLLYSRFFARAMHICGHLPEKSKEPFDALFTQGMVTHAIYKTTGENHRPVYHYPEEVELKDGKGFLKDGTEVEIIPSAKMSKSKNNVVDPLHIISSFGADTARWFVLSDSPPERDVEWTASGAEAAHKHLTRVWNLCDRIGEMDRNAEGEGDEDLLREMHKCIRDVTLGIDSFGFNAAIAKLYAFTGTLSKSKASYKVQREAVMTLAQLMSPMTPHLAEDIWNHQGGEGLCATAPWPVADEAMLVEDTVTLPIQINGKRRGEIEVAKDLDKAEVEKLALAHEAVQKALNGGAPKKVIVVPGRIVNVVA